A stretch of Flavobacterium sp. N1994 DNA encodes these proteins:
- a CDS encoding RNA polymerase sigma factor, which produces MQEEKDFIQELLNPKTQNVAFQKLLRDYQRPLYHHIRNIVLNHDDADDVLQNTFVKVFRYLKDFKGDSKLFSWMYRIATNEAITFINQKAKRNGTTSEALQSRIVDNLKADIYFDGNEIQLKLQKAVALLPEKQQLVFKMKYYEELKYEEMSEILGTSVGALKASYHHAVKKIEDFVKTN; this is translated from the coding sequence TTGCAAGAAGAAAAGGATTTTATACAGGAATTATTAAATCCGAAAACGCAGAATGTTGCGTTTCAAAAACTCTTGCGAGATTATCAAAGACCTTTGTATCATCATATTCGGAATATTGTGCTAAACCACGATGATGCCGATGATGTGTTGCAAAATACCTTTGTAAAAGTCTTTCGGTATTTAAAAGATTTTAAAGGGGATAGTAAATTGTTTTCTTGGATGTATCGTATTGCGACCAATGAAGCTATTACCTTTATTAATCAGAAAGCCAAGCGAAATGGCACTACTAGTGAAGCTTTACAAAGCAGAATTGTAGATAATCTGAAAGCTGATATTTATTTTGATGGGAATGAAATCCAGCTCAAATTGCAAAAAGCAGTGGCTTTATTACCTGAAAAACAGCAATTAGTTTTTAAAATGAAATATTACGAAGAATTAAAATATGAAGAGATGTCGGAGATTTTAGGCACATCCGTTGGAGCATTAAAAGCATCTTATCACCATGCCGTTAAAAAAATTGAAGATTTTGTAAAGACCAATTAA
- a CDS encoding aspartate carbamoyltransferase catalytic subunit, which produces MSELSVNHLLGVKYLKKEDIDLIFETADHFKEVINRPIKKVPSLRDITIANIFFENSTRTKLSFELAQKRLSADVISFSAAQSSVKKGETLIDTVNNILSMKVDMVVMRHANPGAAYFLSQNVKASIINAGDGAHEHPTQALLDSYSIKERLGEVGGKKVVIVGDILHSRVALSNIYALQMQGAEVKVCGPKTLIPKHIESLGVTVESNLRKALEWCDVANMLRVQNERMDVNYFPSTREYAQQYGVDKQLLDSLSKEIVIMHPGPINRGVEITSDVADSKQSVILDQVENGVAIRMAVIYLLASKIQQ; this is translated from the coding sequence ATGTCCGAACTATCAGTCAACCATTTACTAGGTGTAAAATATCTCAAAAAAGAAGATATCGATTTGATTTTTGAAACAGCTGATCATTTCAAAGAAGTTATCAATCGGCCTATTAAAAAAGTTCCGTCATTGCGCGACATTACCATTGCCAACATCTTTTTTGAAAACAGTACCCGAACCAAATTATCTTTTGAATTAGCCCAAAAAAGACTTTCTGCCGATGTGATTAGTTTTTCGGCAGCACAATCTTCGGTAAAAAAAGGGGAAACTTTGATTGATACCGTGAACAATATTCTCTCCATGAAAGTAGATATGGTGGTGATGCGTCATGCTAATCCTGGAGCAGCTTACTTCTTATCTCAAAATGTAAAAGCTAGTATTATCAATGCTGGAGATGGTGCTCACGAACACCCAACCCAAGCCCTATTAGATAGTTATTCCATCAAAGAACGACTGGGGGAAGTAGGAGGGAAAAAGGTGGTGATTGTGGGAGATATTTTGCACTCTAGAGTTGCTTTGTCTAATATTTATGCCCTTCAAATGCAAGGCGCTGAAGTAAAAGTATGCGGACCAAAAACTTTGATTCCGAAACACATTGAAAGTCTTGGAGTAACAGTAGAATCGAATCTTAGAAAGGCTTTAGAATGGTGTGATGTGGCAAACATGCTTCGTGTTCAGAATGAACGTATGGATGTGAATTATTTTCCATCAACACGTGAATATGCACAACAATATGGGGTTGATAAACAACTCTTAGATTCTTTGAGCAAAGAAATTGTCATTATGCATCCAGGACCTATCAACCGTGGTGTTGAAATTACTTCAGATGTTGCCGACTCCAAGCAATCGGTCATTCTGGATCAAGTTGAAAATGGAGTTGCTATTAGAATGGCAGTGATTTATCTTTTGGCTTCTAAAATACAGCAATAA
- the pyrR gene encoding bifunctional pyr operon transcriptional regulator/uracil phosphoribosyltransferase PyrR, with product MSQKVLLTSKEVNIILHRLACQLIENHLDFSNSVLIGIQPRGVSLAQRLKTILETDYNIKNIPLGFLDITFFRDDFRRGEKQLEANKTQIDFLVEDKKVVFIDDVLFTGRSIRAALTAIQSFGRPSEIELLVLIDRRFSRHLPIQPDYRGRQVDAINDEKVIVCWKEKEGEDAVYLI from the coding sequence ATGAGTCAAAAAGTATTGCTCACTTCCAAAGAAGTCAATATCATACTCCATCGTTTGGCTTGTCAGTTAATCGAAAATCATCTTGATTTTTCCAACTCTGTACTTATCGGAATTCAACCACGTGGCGTCTCATTGGCACAGCGACTGAAAACTATTTTAGAAACCGATTATAACATCAAAAACATACCTCTAGGATTTTTAGACATTACTTTTTTTCGAGATGATTTCCGTCGTGGCGAAAAACAATTAGAGGCCAACAAAACTCAAATTGATTTCTTAGTAGAAGATAAAAAAGTAGTTTTTATTGATGATGTACTATTCACAGGAAGAAGCATTAGAGCTGCTTTAACGGCTATTCAATCTTTTGGCAGACCTTCTGAAATTGAACTTTTAGTGCTAATTGACAGAAGATTTAGTCGTCATTTACCCATACAGCCCGATTATAGAGGTCGTCAGGTAGACGCCATCAACGATGAAAAGGTAATTGTTTGCTGGAAGGAAAAAGAGGGAGAAGATGCAGTGTATTTGATTTAG
- a CDS encoding WD40/YVTN/BNR-like repeat-containing protein has protein sequence MKNTVIGLAFLVICISCKSGSSTTNSAFKSVVVDTILNDNISIRALLVDKDKVWYAADKSRIGYYDFKTLIHLQKTIANTNEKLEFRSIAQNSEAIFIANVGSPTSIFRANKSDMTFQKVYAESHEKAFYDSMKFWNDNEGIAIGDPTEDCLSILITRDGGKTWKKMSCNDLPKVGDGEAAFAASNTNICINGNNAWIVSGGKKARVFHTADKGNSWEVFETPIIQGQKMAGIFTADFYNEKIGVIAGGNYELPNQNFQNKAITFDGGKTWKLLADNSGFGYASCIQFIPKSDGRELVSVGLTGLYYSSDGGNNWRQFLSDKSLYTIRFLDDKTAIAAGKDKIIRIVFKK, from the coding sequence ATGAAAAATACAGTTATAGGTCTTGCTTTTTTGGTGATATGCATTAGTTGTAAATCAGGCTCTTCAACTACTAATAGTGCTTTTAAGTCTGTTGTAGTGGATACTATTTTGAATGATAACATCAGTATCAGGGCTTTACTTGTTGATAAGGATAAGGTTTGGTATGCTGCGGATAAAAGTAGAATCGGATATTATGATTTTAAAACCTTAATTCATTTACAAAAAACAATAGCCAATACAAACGAGAAATTAGAATTTAGATCAATTGCTCAAAACTCGGAAGCTATTTTTATAGCTAATGTTGGAAGTCCTACCAGTATTTTTAGGGCAAATAAATCCGATATGACTTTTCAAAAAGTCTACGCAGAAAGCCATGAAAAAGCTTTTTACGATAGCATGAAGTTTTGGAATGATAATGAGGGTATAGCTATTGGTGACCCAACGGAAGATTGTCTTTCGATATTGATTACAAGAGACGGAGGTAAGACTTGGAAGAAAATGAGTTGCAACGATTTACCCAAAGTTGGAGATGGTGAAGCGGCTTTTGCTGCTAGCAATACTAACATTTGCATAAATGGAAATAACGCATGGATAGTTTCAGGTGGAAAAAAAGCAAGAGTTTTTCATACGGCAGATAAAGGAAACTCTTGGGAGGTTTTTGAGACTCCAATTATTCAAGGACAAAAGATGGCAGGTATTTTTACAGCAGATTTTTATAATGAAAAAATAGGTGTAATAGCAGGCGGAAATTATGAACTCCCTAATCAAAACTTTCAAAACAAAGCCATTACTTTTGATGGGGGAAAGACATGGAAGTTACTAGCAGATAATTCAGGATTTGGTTATGCCTCTTGTATTCAGTTTATACCAAAATCTGATGGAAGGGAATTGGTTTCTGTTGGGCTTACAGGATTATATTATTCTAGTGATGGAGGAAATAATTGGAGACAATTCTTGAGTGACAAATCACTTTATACGATTCGTTTCCTTGATGATAAGACAGCGATTGCTGCTGGTAAGGACAAAATCATCCGTATTGTATTCAAAAAATAA
- a CDS encoding endonuclease, producing MKRIIILSLLSFTIFSNAQQSAKNDNTTMSIPAGYYNSATGTGYALKTQLFNIIKNHNDRGYSGLWTTYGTSDRDHQYENDDTVVDLYSENPTGTDPYTFIYNTNQCGAYTSEGGCYNREHTVPQSYFGSQVQPMYSDAHFVLPTDGKVNGWRDDHPYGVVGATTNPCNVGATNTPCNTLNGSKLGSNVNSGYSAGYSGTVFEPLDAFKGDIARCLLYFASRYEDQLVNFYTTSVSEAKVIFDGSSDHTFSQTFLNILLTWNTQDPVSAREIERNDAIYARQNNRNPFIDHPEYATAIWGLPLSISASDSLADVSVYPNPSSDLVNITSSVSLDKIDIITINGQVLQQIKNPILENNTYSISNLPKGFYFLKLSSASSSVTKKVLVN from the coding sequence ATGAAAAGAATCATCATCTTATCACTCTTAAGTTTTACCATTTTTAGTAATGCTCAACAAAGTGCTAAAAACGATAATACAACTATGTCTATCCCTGCTGGATATTATAATTCAGCAACTGGAACAGGTTATGCGCTAAAAACACAATTATTCAACATAATCAAAAACCATAATGATAGAGGTTATTCAGGCCTATGGACTACTTATGGAACATCTGACAGAGACCATCAATACGAAAATGATGATACCGTTGTAGATCTTTATTCTGAAAACCCAACTGGAACAGACCCATACACTTTCATCTATAATACTAATCAATGTGGAGCTTACACCTCTGAAGGTGGATGTTATAATAGAGAGCATACGGTTCCACAAAGTTATTTTGGAAGTCAAGTGCAACCAATGTATTCTGATGCACATTTTGTACTTCCAACGGATGGTAAAGTAAATGGATGGAGAGACGATCATCCTTATGGCGTTGTTGGAGCAACAACTAATCCTTGTAATGTTGGAGCCACTAATACTCCTTGCAATACTCTTAATGGTTCAAAATTAGGTAGCAATGTTAACTCAGGTTATTCAGCGGGTTATTCTGGGACAGTTTTTGAACCATTAGATGCTTTTAAAGGAGATATTGCAAGATGCTTATTATATTTTGCATCCCGATATGAGGACCAATTGGTAAACTTCTACACAACATCAGTATCAGAAGCTAAAGTAATTTTTGATGGTAGCTCAGATCACACTTTTTCACAAACATTTTTAAATATTTTATTAACTTGGAATACACAAGATCCTGTTAGTGCACGAGAAATTGAAAGAAACGATGCTATTTATGCGCGTCAAAATAACAGAAACCCATTTATTGATCATCCAGAATATGCTACTGCAATTTGGGGATTACCTTTGTCAATTTCTGCATCTGACTCTTTAGCAGATGTTTCTGTATATCCAAATCCGTCTTCTGATTTAGTCAATATCACTAGCTCAGTATCATTGGACAAAATTGATATTATAACAATCAATGGACAAGTTTTACAACAAATAAAAAATCCAATTTTAGAAAATAACACCTACTCTATTAGCAATTTGCCAAAAGGATTCTACTTCTTAAAATTATCTTCAGCTAGTAGTTCTGTTACTAAAAAAGTATTGGTAAACTAG
- a CDS encoding sensor of ECF-type sigma factor, which translates to MKIKNILSLLIVIISMNAIAQDGPFIRKKKDQIKALKVAFITDELALSPDEASKFWPLFNAFEDKQQEIRKQKLKGYLDRMDDESFDKLSEKDAAAMLAQMESSEDELYQAKKKFVASLKGVISPIKILKLKKAEENFNRKLLQQYRDKKLGK; encoded by the coding sequence ATGAAAATCAAAAATATACTATCATTACTTATAGTTATCATTTCTATGAATGCTATAGCTCAGGACGGCCCTTTTATTCGAAAAAAGAAAGATCAGATTAAAGCTTTAAAAGTAGCTTTTATAACGGATGAGTTGGCATTGTCACCAGACGAAGCCTCTAAATTTTGGCCTTTATTCAATGCCTTTGAAGACAAACAACAAGAAATAAGAAAGCAAAAACTAAAAGGTTATTTGGACCGAATGGATGATGAATCATTTGACAAATTATCTGAAAAGGACGCTGCTGCTATGTTGGCTCAAATGGAGAGTAGTGAAGATGAATTATATCAAGCCAAAAAGAAATTTGTAGCCAGTTTGAAAGGAGTTATTTCACCGATAAAAATTCTTAAACTCAAAAAAGCCGAAGAAAACTTCAATAGAAAGTTACTACAACAATACCGTGATAAAAAATTAGGTAAATAA
- a CDS encoding KUP/HAK/KT family potassium transporter: MSAHNHHLHSKLTVAGLLITLGIIYGDIGTSPLYVMKAIIGLHHIINEDIILGGLSCIFWTLTLQTTLKYVIITLSADNHGEGGIFALYALVKRTKIQWLIVPAIVGGSALLADGIITPPISVASAVEGIRTFYPSINTVPIVIGILFILFTIQQFGTKLVGKFFAPMMLVWFSMLGILGIIQISSNLEVFKALNPYYAYHLLKIHPDGFYVLGFVFLCTTGAEALYSDMGHCGRKNIRISWVFVKTTLVLNYFGQGAYLIKHEGETLMSLGGKNANPFYLIMENWFQPIGIVIATMAAVIASQALISGSFTLINEAMRLNFWPKVKIKYPTDLKGQLYIPSINWLLFIGCVGIVLHFQESGNMEAAYGLAIVLCMIMTTILLNYYMIMKRVSMFIIIPIIALYLCIEFSFLIANLDKFPHGGYVTVLIACLLIGIMTVWFLAKKISKAYTKIVKIDTYKKVLAELSVDLSIPKYATHLIYMTNSTRTDEIEEKVMYSILQKRPKRADMYWFVHVNILSEPYKREYRVTEIIKDDLYRIDFNLGFREPTKINLMFKEVIRDMVQNGEVDVTSRYESLNKNNIIGDFKFVLSEKFLSNDSDLTFFEKIIMNSYFILKKLSLSEEKGFGLDSSSVKIEQFPMVLHAPEKFDMHRIR; encoded by the coding sequence ATGAGTGCTCATAATCATCATCTTCACAGTAAACTTACTGTTGCAGGATTGCTTATTACTTTAGGAATTATTTATGGCGATATTGGAACTTCTCCATTATATGTAATGAAGGCCATAATAGGATTACACCACATTATTAACGAAGATATAATTTTAGGTGGATTGTCCTGTATCTTTTGGACATTAACATTACAAACTACTTTAAAGTATGTAATTATAACATTAAGTGCCGACAACCATGGTGAGGGAGGAATTTTTGCGCTCTATGCCTTAGTGAAGCGAACTAAAATTCAATGGTTAATAGTTCCTGCTATTGTAGGAGGAAGTGCACTTTTGGCGGATGGTATTATTACCCCTCCTATTTCAGTAGCTTCTGCTGTAGAAGGGATACGAACTTTTTATCCAAGTATCAATACAGTTCCTATTGTAATTGGAATTCTCTTTATATTATTTACAATTCAACAGTTTGGAACTAAGTTAGTAGGTAAGTTTTTTGCACCTATGATGCTAGTTTGGTTTAGTATGCTTGGTATTTTAGGTATCATCCAAATTAGTTCTAATCTTGAAGTATTTAAAGCCTTAAACCCTTATTATGCTTATCATTTATTAAAAATACACCCTGATGGATTCTATGTATTAGGTTTTGTATTCTTATGTACTACTGGAGCTGAAGCATTGTATTCAGACATGGGACATTGTGGCAGAAAAAATATCCGGATTAGTTGGGTTTTTGTAAAAACTACTTTGGTGTTGAACTATTTCGGTCAAGGAGCCTACCTTATAAAACATGAAGGTGAAACCTTAATGAGTTTGGGTGGGAAAAATGCCAACCCGTTTTATTTGATTATGGAAAATTGGTTCCAACCTATAGGAATTGTTATAGCTACTATGGCTGCAGTAATTGCTTCTCAGGCTTTGATTAGTGGTTCGTTTACGCTTATTAATGAAGCCATGAGATTGAATTTTTGGCCAAAGGTTAAAATCAAATACCCAACGGATTTAAAAGGTCAGTTGTACATCCCCTCTATCAACTGGTTATTATTTATTGGCTGTGTTGGAATCGTACTGCATTTTCAAGAATCGGGGAATATGGAGGCTGCTTATGGTTTGGCCATCGTTCTTTGTATGATTATGACAACCATACTCTTAAATTATTATATGATAATGAAAAGGGTATCTATGTTTATTATAATTCCAATCATTGCGCTTTATTTGTGTATTGAGTTTAGCTTTTTGATTGCTAATCTAGATAAGTTCCCACATGGAGGTTATGTAACCGTTTTGATTGCCTGTTTGTTGATAGGAATCATGACAGTATGGTTTTTGGCTAAAAAAATTAGTAAAGCCTACACTAAAATTGTTAAGATTGACACTTATAAAAAAGTACTCGCCGAGTTAAGTGTTGATTTGTCTATACCAAAATATGCTACGCATTTGATTTATATGACTAACTCAACTCGAACTGACGAGATTGAAGAGAAAGTAATGTACTCCATACTTCAAAAAAGACCCAAACGTGCCGACATGTATTGGTTTGTACATGTGAATATTCTGAGCGAACCTTATAAAAGAGAATACAGAGTTACTGAAATAATCAAAGATGATTTGTATCGAATAGATTTCAATTTAGGTTTTAGAGAACCTACTAAAATCAACTTAATGTTTAAAGAAGTGATTCGAGACATGGTACAAAATGGCGAAGTGGATGTTACCAGTCGCTATGAATCTTTGAATAAAAATAACATCATTGGCGATTTTAAATTTGTACTTTCTGAAAAGTTCTTATCCAATGATAGTGATTTAACTTTCTTCGAAAAAATCATTATGAACAGCTACTTCATTCTTAAAAAACTCAGTTTGTCTGAAGAAAAAGGATTTGGTTTGGATAGTAGTTCGGTAAAAATAGAACAATTCCCAATGGTTCTTCATGCTCCCGAGAAATTTGACATGCACCGTATTCGTTAA
- a CDS encoding RsmB/NOP family class I SAM-dependent RNA methyltransferase, with protein MRLHRNLVYTTIDSLNAIFNEGEYADKVVARALKKDKRWGSSDRKFVAETIYEIVRWKRLYMEIASVKEPFDRDQLWRMFAVWAVLRGYPIPDWKQLEGTPERKIKGRFDELSKIRKMRESIPDWMDELGVKELGEEVWTKEIAAQNKQAQVILRVNTLKTTKEKLHALLMDLNIETEFLNDQPDALVLKERANVFLTDAFKEGMFEVQDASSQLVAAFLDVQPGMRVVDTCAGAGGKTLHMASLMQNKGQLIAMDLYESKLKQLKLRAKRNGAFNIEYRIIDTTKVIKKLHEKADRVLIDAPCSGLGVLKRNPDAKWKLQPEFIDNIKKVQAEVLENYSKIVKPGGKLVYATCSILPSENQEQIKHFLSTETGKSFTFVKETKILAQETGFDGFYMALLERKKEI; from the coding sequence ATGCGATTACATCGAAATTTAGTTTACACCACCATCGACTCTTTAAACGCTATTTTCAACGAAGGAGAATATGCCGATAAAGTGGTAGCTCGTGCTTTGAAAAAAGATAAACGTTGGGGAAGCTCTGACCGAAAATTTGTTGCCGAAACCATCTATGAAATCGTACGTTGGAAAAGGTTGTACATGGAAATTGCCAGTGTAAAAGAACCTTTTGACCGAGATCAATTGTGGAGAATGTTTGCCGTATGGGCTGTTTTACGTGGTTATCCAATTCCCGATTGGAAACAATTAGAAGGAACTCCAGAACGTAAAATTAAAGGTCGCTTTGACGAGTTATCCAAAATCAGAAAAATGCGTGAGTCTATTCCAGATTGGATGGATGAATTAGGGGTGAAAGAATTAGGAGAAGAAGTTTGGACTAAAGAAATTGCTGCACAAAACAAGCAAGCTCAAGTTATTCTTCGTGTAAATACTTTGAAAACTACCAAAGAAAAACTTCATGCCCTTTTGATGGATTTAAACATCGAAACCGAATTTTTGAATGACCAACCCGATGCTTTAGTTTTAAAAGAAAGAGCTAATGTATTTTTAACCGATGCTTTTAAAGAAGGAATGTTTGAAGTTCAAGATGCTTCTTCTCAATTAGTTGCTGCTTTTCTAGATGTGCAACCCGGAATGAGAGTTGTTGATACTTGTGCTGGTGCTGGTGGAAAAACGTTGCACATGGCTTCTTTAATGCAAAACAAAGGACAATTGATTGCTATGGATTTGTATGAAAGCAAACTCAAACAATTAAAATTAAGAGCCAAAAGAAATGGCGCTTTCAATATAGAATACAGAATAATTGACACTACCAAAGTCATTAAAAAACTTCACGAAAAAGCAGATAGAGTATTGATTGATGCACCTTGTAGCGGTTTAGGGGTTTTAAAAAGAAATCCAGATGCCAAATGGAAATTACAACCTGAATTTATAGATAACATCAAAAAAGTACAAGCCGAAGTTTTAGAGAATTATTCTAAAATTGTAAAACCTGGTGGGAAATTGGTTTATGCCACTTGTTCTATCTTACCCTCTGAGAATCAGGAACAAATAAAACACTTCTTGTCTACCGAAACTGGAAAATCATTTACCTTTGTCAAAGAAACTAAAATTCTAGCACAAGAAACTGGGTTTGATGGTTTCTACATGGCACTATTAGAAAGAAAAAAAGAAATATAA
- a CDS encoding DUF349 domain-containing protein: MLEEKNDNLLDADGSVTNESQDVTMAENQEETETVQEVETPLEEMEEVVTATEPETSNEVEEETTTETEVESPEAEVAILTEPLTEDEIEVAAEKEALVEETVEAVAEEVPQSPDEVIEESTSETEENTIELTDNQVADETPVVESDSQSAINAIEEVNAEEGEDETLKERHDIPMLDYDTLSMEQLVDELETLVAVEKLMSVKDHVEELKKSFLSKYHHFIDEKKEEFHAENPDTTEDFHYHFPLKAKFDQLYSQYRDKKNNHFQSLQNNLKANLENRLAIVEELKNLIHSQDSIPVTLKKFNDIRDRWKVAGPIPKDKYNHVWNNYHFHLENFYDVLHLDREIRDLDFKHNLVQKLKIIERVEELVKEEDINKAFRELQDLHRIWKEDIGPVSRDNREEIWNRFSELTKQMHDKREGLFEKLREVETANLEKKKEIIAKIEVLAQEKVNSHNAWLAQIEKVDALRNAFFSTGKVPSEVTDQTWTDFKNAVRSFNVLKNSFYKDIKKDQNDNLSKKQALVAKANELKESTDFAATTPLFKQLQEEWKQIGHVPRKYSDKLWADFRAACNEYFEKLKEQKSEANAEEVEAFEKKKVYIETIKSFELIGEHKADLDAIKAHIETWKSFGKVPFARRHIEGKFNKILDALFEKLSSSKKDNEMARFANRLDNLSGAENSRKLDNEKVFIMRKIDEVQSNLFQLENNIQFFGRVKADNPMVKEVMDNIEKQKEELATWKEKLKQIRNIKSE; this comes from the coding sequence ATGTTAGAAGAAAAGAATGATAACCTGCTTGATGCAGATGGAAGTGTAACCAATGAATCACAAGATGTGACCATGGCTGAAAATCAAGAGGAAACTGAGACGGTTCAAGAAGTTGAAACTCCTTTAGAGGAAATGGAAGAAGTTGTAACTGCAACTGAACCTGAAACTTCTAATGAAGTAGAGGAAGAAACTACTACAGAAACTGAAGTAGAATCGCCTGAAGCTGAAGTGGCCATTTTAACAGAACCTCTTACTGAAGACGAAATTGAAGTAGCTGCTGAAAAAGAAGCACTTGTAGAAGAGACTGTCGAAGCAGTTGCAGAAGAAGTTCCGCAAAGTCCGGACGAAGTAATTGAAGAATCTACTTCAGAAACAGAAGAAAATACTATCGAATTGACCGATAATCAAGTAGCTGATGAAACTCCAGTAGTTGAAAGCGATAGCCAATCAGCAATAAATGCCATAGAAGAAGTAAATGCAGAAGAAGGGGAAGATGAGACTTTAAAAGAGCGTCATGATATTCCAATGTTGGATTACGACACTTTGTCAATGGAGCAATTAGTGGATGAATTAGAAACTTTGGTTGCCGTAGAAAAACTAATGTCTGTTAAAGACCATGTTGAAGAATTAAAAAAATCATTCCTATCTAAATACCATCATTTTATTGATGAAAAGAAAGAAGAGTTCCATGCTGAAAATCCAGATACAACAGAAGATTTTCATTATCACTTTCCTTTAAAAGCAAAATTTGATCAATTATATAGCCAATATAGAGACAAAAAAAACAACCATTTTCAAAGCTTACAAAACAATTTAAAAGCAAACCTAGAAAATAGATTAGCTATTGTTGAAGAATTGAAAAACCTAATACACAGTCAAGACAGCATTCCTGTTACTTTAAAGAAATTTAATGATATCAGAGACCGTTGGAAAGTAGCTGGACCAATTCCGAAAGACAAATACAATCACGTTTGGAATAACTATCATTTTCATTTAGAGAATTTTTATGATGTTCTTCATTTAGACAGAGAAATCAGAGATCTAGATTTCAAACATAATTTAGTTCAAAAGCTTAAAATTATTGAGCGTGTTGAAGAATTAGTAAAAGAAGAAGACATCAACAAAGCTTTCCGTGAATTGCAAGATTTACACCGAATCTGGAAAGAGGATATCGGACCCGTTTCAAGAGATAACCGTGAAGAAATTTGGAACAGATTTAGTGAATTGACCAAACAAATGCACGATAAACGAGAAGGTCTTTTTGAAAAACTTCGTGAAGTTGAAACCGCTAATTTGGAGAAGAAAAAAGAAATCATCGCCAAAATTGAAGTGTTAGCGCAAGAAAAAGTAAACTCTCATAATGCATGGTTAGCGCAAATCGAAAAAGTGGATGCTTTACGAAATGCCTTTTTTAGTACTGGTAAAGTACCATCAGAAGTAACTGATCAAACTTGGACCGACTTTAAAAATGCCGTGAGAAGTTTCAATGTTTTGAAAAACTCTTTCTATAAAGACATTAAGAAAGATCAAAACGATAATCTTTCTAAAAAACAAGCCTTAGTTGCTAAAGCCAATGAATTAAAAGAAAGTACCGACTTTGCTGCCACTACGCCTCTTTTCAAACAACTTCAAGAAGAGTGGAAACAAATAGGTCATGTACCAAGAAAATATTCAGATAAACTTTGGGCTGATTTTAGAGCCGCTTGTAACGAATACTTTGAAAAGTTAAAAGAGCAAAAATCAGAAGCGAATGCAGAAGAAGTAGAAGCTTTTGAAAAGAAGAAAGTTTATATTGAAACTATTAAATCGTTTGAGCTTATTGGTGAACATAAAGCCGATTTAGATGCTATCAAAGCCCATATAGAAACGTGGAAAAGTTTTGGTAAAGTTCCTTTTGCTCGCCGACATATTGAAGGTAAATTCAATAAAATACTAGATGCTTTATTCGAAAAATTAAGTTCTAGTAAAAAGGACAATGAAATGGCTCGTTTTGCTAATAGATTAGACAATCTTTCAGGAGCAGAAAACTCTAGAAAATTGGATAACGAAAAAGTATTCATCATGCGTAAGATTGATGAAGTACAAAGCAATCTTTTCCAATTAGAGAATAACATTCAGTTTTTTGGTAGAGTAAAAGCTGATAATCCAATGGTGAAAGAAGTCATGGACAATATTGAAAAACAAAAAGAAGAATTAGCTACATGGAAAGAAAAGCTAAAACAAATTAGAAATATTAAATCAGAATAA